The following are from one region of the Methanospirillum hungatei genome:
- a CDS encoding flavodoxin family protein: MRIVSIIGSHRKNGNTETILKGFDKEFKSAEIPDYKNKFFNISEMNIYPCRSCLKCKKKDNCVIGDDFGKVALKMIQSDLIILGSPVYFSDVSAQIKGLFDRTYSLWHKKMLKGKNIILVATCAEEGTGHTIDSMRHWAIDHEMNIIATVEGSSEKKGKVLDNPMTLKAIQDAVRECDGIPQK, translated from the coding sequence ATGAGAATAGTCAGCATCATTGGAAGCCATAGGAAAAATGGAAACACAGAAACAATCCTCAAAGGATTTGATAAAGAATTTAAATCTGCAGAAATACCGGATTACAAAAATAAATTCTTCAATATCTCGGAGATGAATATTTACCCCTGCAGATCCTGTTTAAAATGTAAAAAGAAAGACAACTGTGTTATTGGGGATGATTTTGGAAAGGTTGCCCTGAAAATGATCCAGAGTGACCTTATTATTTTAGGTTCTCCTGTTTATTTCTCTGATGTGAGTGCCCAGATAAAAGGCCTTTTTGATCGGACCTATTCACTCTGGCATAAAAAAATGTTGAAAGGCAAAAATATCATTCTCGTTGCCACCTGTGCAGAAGAAGGGACTGGACATACCATTGATTCTATGAGGCATTGGGCTATAGATCATGAAATGAACATCATCGCGACCGTTGAAGGATCAAGCGAAAAGAAGGGGAAAGTTCTTGATAATCCTATGACCTTAAAAGCCATTCAGGATGCAGTGCGGGAATGTGATGGGATACCTCAGAAATGA
- a CDS encoding ribbon-helix-helix domain-containing protein has protein sequence MAKTKVKTHVSVSLRMPIELKEALDGYVSEYELNSMSEAIIAILVEKLNPPIPGLCWPCNYQNPIDAKYCCRCGKKLELKK, from the coding sequence GTGGCAAAAACAAAGGTCAAAACACATGTAAGTGTATCACTTCGGATGCCTATTGAACTGAAAGAAGCTCTTGACGGGTATGTATCTGAATATGAACTCAATTCTATGTCAGAAGCGATCATTGCTATCCTTGTAGAAAAATTAAATCCCCCCATCCCTGGATTATGCTGGCCGTGCAACTACCAGAATCCGATTGATGCAAAGTATTGTTGTAGATGTGGAAAAAAATTAGAACTAAAAAAATAA
- a CDS encoding response regulator, whose protein sequence is MSEYQQPLYHYQPIQVLHVDDDPNILAITKVFLEHSGQIRVNSCSSVQEAFEYLLRESVDVFISDYEMPDMTGIEFLQTIRGHNCDTPFILFTGRGRESVAISAMNSGATFYVQKGGDPKSQFAELSDKVLKACRQYRDQQKVRHLSRIFQVLREVGDAVFGNEDTREVFSRLCTRITSEPGYQNMRIVLLDRSGEVRGVYHAGLEEQIERFVSYLKTGQRTSCYRKALHSKGRPVICAPDDTCHSCPLYSGHHESHTLTMPLEHGGTIYGIVSVTLNSAYSCDPDEQAMLIDISREISYALYHFSLKEEHNAMEALIGTNKKLDILNTITRHDIRNELTVQSFHYENLLELANKYPDIREDVIEIGNSLNNIQEHLMFSDVYQKIGIQKPQWLSIHRIIENITLSHGFGNVSILHSTGTLEIYTDPMFGKIIINLVENALMHGCRVSTIQIRFIEQIDSGLLIIEDDGVGIPDTKKSLIFERGVGRNSGLGLFYTREILALTGMSITETGRYGNGARFEITVPKRCYRFYKGEELLDSIPTSFAMRVHSDDS, encoded by the coding sequence ATGAGTGAATATCAGCAACCCCTATACCATTATCAGCCGATTCAAGTGCTACATGTTGACGATGATCCAAACATACTTGCCATTACAAAGGTTTTTCTTGAACACTCCGGTCAGATCAGGGTTAATTCATGTTCATCTGTTCAGGAAGCATTTGAGTATCTCCTTCGTGAATCGGTTGATGTGTTTATTTCTGATTATGAGATGCCTGACATGACAGGTATTGAATTTCTTCAGACTATCCGGGGACATAACTGTGACACCCCGTTTATTCTTTTTACCGGCCGGGGAAGAGAAAGTGTTGCTATTTCTGCAATGAATTCCGGGGCCACATTTTATGTTCAGAAAGGTGGAGATCCAAAATCACAATTTGCTGAACTTTCAGATAAGGTTCTAAAAGCCTGCAGACAATACCGGGATCAACAAAAAGTAAGACATCTATCTAGAATTTTTCAGGTTCTTCGGGAAGTCGGAGATGCTGTTTTTGGAAATGAGGATACTCGGGAAGTTTTCAGCCGGCTTTGCACGAGAATTACTTCAGAGCCCGGGTATCAGAATATGCGGATCGTATTGCTTGATCGATCTGGTGAAGTACGCGGAGTATATCATGCAGGACTTGAAGAACAGATCGAACGATTTGTCTCATACCTGAAGACCGGCCAGCGGACATCATGTTATAGAAAGGCTCTTCATTCTAAAGGGCGTCCGGTTATTTGTGCCCCGGATGATACCTGTCATTCATGCCCATTATATTCTGGTCATCATGAATCACATACACTCACCATGCCACTTGAACACGGAGGAACAATATATGGAATAGTGTCAGTTACCCTTAATTCGGCATATTCCTGCGACCCTGATGAACAGGCCATGCTAATTGACATTTCCCGTGAAATATCATATGCATTATACCATTTTTCTTTGAAAGAAGAGCATAATGCAATGGAAGCCCTTATAGGGACTAATAAAAAACTCGATATCCTCAATACCATCACAAGACATGATATTCGGAACGAACTGACCGTCCAGTCATTTCATTACGAAAACCTGCTTGAATTAGCCAATAAATATCCGGATATCAGAGAAGATGTTATTGAGATTGGCAATTCCCTGAACAATATTCAGGAACATCTGATGTTTTCTGATGTATACCAGAAGATTGGGATACAAAAACCACAATGGCTCTCGATTCATCGTATTATTGAAAATATCACTCTTTCCCATGGATTTGGAAATGTTTCTATCCTACATTCAACCGGGACACTTGAGATATACACTGATCCAATGTTTGGAAAGATCATCATAAATCTTGTTGAAAATGCTTTGATGCATGGATGCCGGGTATCAACCATTCAAATTAGGTTTATAGAACAAATTGATTCTGGTCTCCTTATTATCGAAGACGACGGAGTGGGCATTCCGGATACAAAAAAAAGTCTTATATTCGAGCGGGGAGTTGGAAGAAACTCAGGACTTGGCCTTTTTTACACAAGGGAAATTCTAGCACTGACTGGTATGAGTATTACAGAAACCGGCAGATATGGAAACGGGGCCAGGTTTGAGATCACGGTTCCAAAGCGATGTTACCGATTTTATAAAGGGGAAGAACTGTTGGACTCTATTCCCACTTCTTTTGCAATGCGGGTGCATTCCGATGATTCATAA
- a CDS encoding flavodoxin family protein has protein sequence MSTTDPKHILIIMGSPRKGNTFHACEMFREYLEQEIPVQCEYIWLKDLNLHPCRGCLLCFTKGEQACPIHDDIPGIQEKMRKADAVIFASPVYAMNVPSQLKLMIDRLSFTFHRPEYFDKKAFLIATTGALGHEDVLKYLADVVGIWGFEVVGKAGMVTPIPVPAHLAERNRKTLQQTAHTFSAALKRTRRRSPGLKDVIIFHGQRAAFSQLKALSPADYHYWNEKGWLDKKVKFFVPVPVNPLSHAIGVLVEWIAAKKVRKDLIQNPGANE, from the coding sequence ATGAGCACCACAGATCCAAAACATATCCTGATCATCATGGGAAGCCCCCGGAAAGGGAACACGTTCCATGCATGTGAAATGTTCAGAGAGTACCTGGAGCAGGAGATTCCGGTTCAATGTGAATATATCTGGCTGAAAGACCTCAACCTGCATCCCTGTAGAGGCTGTCTTCTCTGTTTCACTAAAGGAGAACAGGCATGTCCCATCCATGATGATATCCCAGGAATTCAGGAGAAGATGAGAAAGGCCGATGCAGTCATTTTTGCATCCCCAGTTTATGCAATGAATGTACCAAGCCAGTTGAAACTCATGATAGACCGGCTCTCTTTTACGTTCCACCGGCCGGAATATTTTGATAAAAAGGCCTTTCTTATCGCAACCACCGGAGCACTCGGACATGAGGATGTGCTGAAATACCTGGCAGATGTAGTAGGCATTTGGGGGTTTGAGGTCGTTGGAAAAGCAGGAATGGTTACACCAATTCCGGTCCCTGCCCACCTTGCAGAGAGAAACAGGAAAACCCTGCAACAAACAGCTCATACCTTTTCCGCTGCATTGAAGCGAACCAGGAGAAGATCTCCGGGACTGAAAGATGTCATTATCTTTCACGGACAGCGTGCAGCCTTTTCCCAGCTCAAGGCCTTGTCTCCTGCAGACTACCACTATTGGAATGAAAAAGGATGGCTTGACAAAAAGGTGAAGTTTTTTGTTCCTGTTCCGGTCAATCCCCTCTCCCATGCCATCGGGGTTCTTGTCGAATGGATTGCGGCTAAAAAAGTGCGAAAAGATTTGATTCAGAATCCGGGTGCCAACGAATGA
- a CDS encoding radical SAM protein translates to MTDQILSPHAEQEQYRDLFNTTIGEVINHAIRIIGADPSLIIPAGRILRYQKKAAKIRLQHEKGGLLVPPVMIISITSRCNLTCKGCYMHARKENPRSEMSPEMLTSIIDQAVELGVSIIVIAGGEPLVRVVEIIRIAQTNPNILFPVFTNGLMIDEQMVDTLTSCRNIVPLISFEGLRDETDARRGNGVFDRLLATCNLLKSRGIFFGCSITATSANLEIVTGDVFIRQMTDAHIRVFSYVEYVPMTSGSEDLILTHEQKKNLPDILARLNQKYLALFLGFPGDEAYYGGCLAAGRGFVHVSPSGDLEPCPAASFSDANLTEMPLKEGLKSQFLQRLRDTPEVLTESAGGCALHENQEWVGEILSQS, encoded by the coding sequence ATGACTGATCAGATACTCTCCCCCCACGCAGAACAGGAACAGTACCGGGATCTCTTCAACACAACCATCGGTGAGGTCATCAATCATGCAATCCGGATAATCGGCGCCGATCCCTCACTTATTATTCCTGCAGGAAGAATTCTCCGGTACCAGAAGAAAGCAGCAAAAATCCGATTACAGCATGAGAAAGGAGGACTTCTGGTCCCACCGGTTATGATAATCAGCATCACCTCACGATGTAACCTTACCTGCAAAGGCTGCTACATGCATGCCAGAAAGGAGAATCCAAGATCAGAAATGAGCCCTGAAATGCTCACATCAATCATTGACCAGGCTGTAGAACTGGGAGTCTCCATCATCGTCATTGCCGGTGGTGAACCACTTGTCCGGGTAGTTGAAATAATCCGTATTGCCCAGACAAATCCCAATATACTCTTTCCGGTCTTTACCAATGGCCTGATGATTGATGAACAGATGGTTGACACCCTTACATCATGCCGGAATATCGTCCCCCTGATAAGTTTTGAAGGACTTCGGGATGAGACCGATGCTCGAAGAGGGAACGGAGTCTTTGACCGGCTTCTTGCCACCTGTAATCTGCTCAAATCCCGTGGCATCTTCTTTGGCTGCTCAATCACGGCAACCAGTGCAAATCTTGAGATAGTCACCGGTGACGTATTTATCAGGCAGATGACTGATGCCCATATCAGGGTATTTTCGTATGTCGAGTATGTTCCTATGACATCCGGATCAGAAGACCTCATCCTCACCCATGAACAGAAAAAAAACCTTCCAGACATACTCGCCCGTTTAAATCAGAAATACCTGGCACTCTTTCTTGGTTTTCCCGGAGATGAAGCATACTATGGGGGATGCCTTGCTGCAGGGCGTGGATTTGTGCATGTCAGTCCGTCCGGAGATTTAGAGCCATGTCCGGCAGCATCATTCTCTGATGCAAACCTGACCGAAATGCCACTGAAAGAAGGATTGAAATCACAGTTTCTTCAAAGACTGAGAGATACGCCTGAAGTGCTGACAGAATCAGCGGGTGGATGTGCTCTTCATGAAAATCAGGAGTGGGTGGGGGAGATTCTTTCACAATCCTGA
- a CDS encoding GerW family sporulation protein yields MSTEEVLREAANELSKLISAERIMGEPIDLGDKMVIPVTRFGIGFGAGSGKGKDGDGAGAGGGGGIEPLALLVAHKEIKGAEGVQVFSLKKENPVAQVITALSESLVPQVIELIKKKDSESTETKPEETSE; encoded by the coding sequence ATGTCAACAGAAGAAGTATTACGAGAAGCGGCTAATGAGCTGAGTAAACTCATTTCAGCAGAGCGAATTATGGGAGAACCCATTGATCTTGGTGATAAAATGGTCATACCTGTAACCCGGTTTGGTATTGGGTTTGGTGCCGGAAGCGGGAAAGGGAAAGATGGAGATGGAGCCGGAGCTGGAGGAGGAGGGGGAATTGAGCCGTTAGCCCTCCTGGTTGCTCATAAAGAAATCAAAGGAGCTGAAGGGGTTCAGGTTTTTTCTCTCAAGAAGGAAAACCCCGTTGCTCAGGTTATTACTGCCCTGAGTGAATCACTCGTTCCCCAGGTTATTGAGTTAATAAAAAAGAAGGATTCTGAATCCACCGAAACAAAACCCGAAGAAACAAGCGAATAA
- a CDS encoding HAMP domain-containing protein, with protein sequence MASMLHSIMTKLTAGFVILVILITGLTFLFTVGASTEKIQESTQQELVALAAITAADLNGDEIAKLKPGMEAEILYLMNAEQLAHMSQADHEIVKIFTVRKQNGGMEYVIDSGYNIGKRDVKIGTPVSNPTTAMTSAFTGPSVEKDFVERPWGTVLAGYAPIKNAKGEVIGIVGVDMHAAVVQDRMDFVGQTIYLILFLGILCAGLIIAIFSRTMIRDIHMLIESANKISRGDTNVSIFIQRNDEIGELASSFKRMITSLKILMHQDYQHE encoded by the coding sequence ATGGCATCCATGCTGCACTCAATCATGACAAAACTTACCGCCGGTTTTGTTATCCTGGTAATCCTTATTACCGGACTTACATTTTTGTTCACCGTCGGTGCATCAACGGAAAAAATTCAGGAATCAACTCAGCAGGAACTGGTGGCTCTTGCCGCTATTACTGCAGCAGACCTGAACGGAGATGAAATCGCTAAATTAAAACCAGGAATGGAAGCTGAAATCCTCTACCTGATGAATGCTGAACAGTTAGCCCATATGTCCCAGGCAGATCATGAAATTGTCAAGATATTCACCGTCAGAAAGCAAAATGGCGGGATGGAATATGTCATAGACAGTGGATACAATATCGGAAAGCGAGATGTGAAGATAGGCACTCCGGTCTCAAATCCGACAACTGCCATGACATCAGCATTTACTGGACCATCTGTTGAAAAAGACTTTGTTGAAAGGCCCTGGGGGACGGTTCTTGCTGGGTATGCACCGATTAAGAATGCAAAGGGAGAGGTCATTGGTATAGTTGGGGTGGATATGCATGCAGCAGTCGTACAGGACCGGATGGACTTTGTTGGCCAGACCATTTATCTTATTCTATTCCTTGGCATTCTCTGTGCCGGACTCATCATAGCCATATTCTCCCGAACCATGATTCGTGACATCCACATGCTGATAGAATCGGCAAATAAGATTAGCAGGGGAGATACGAATGTGTCAATTTTTATTCAAAGAAATGACGAAATTGGTGAACTTGCCTCCTCATTCAAACGAATGATTACCAGTCTGAAGATCCTGATGCACCAGGATTACCAGCATGAGTAA
- a CDS encoding DUF2953 domain-containing protein: MIVPAGDIVIPAGIIVIFLLLARFFYTLPLAITLSGTRNSNILSGEGAFGYGPFSVALAYDGIMTGELRICKKRLFLFTIPPSEQSEDRSGEQIEDDGFHHHDVSSIMKWFPIGLQSIRRFTQYFRIDFLSCHARVGCGDPFTTGLAFGYMQAIIPVIPVRYDICIVPDFDKPALDGEISLRCLIITPISLIVKICRRFLPEILKKHG; this comes from the coding sequence ATGATAGTTCCGGCAGGTGACATAGTAATTCCGGCCGGGATTATAGTGATTTTTCTTCTTCTCGCTCGTTTTTTTTATACCCTCCCCCTGGCAATAACGCTTTCAGGGACCAGAAATTCGAATATTTTATCCGGAGAAGGTGCTTTTGGTTATGGACCATTTAGTGTAGCTCTGGCTTATGATGGAATTATGACCGGAGAACTACGAATATGTAAGAAACGGTTATTCCTGTTTACAATTCCTCCTTCCGAACAATCCGAGGATCGGTCAGGAGAACAGATAGAAGATGATGGTTTTCATCACCATGATGTTTCATCGATCATGAAATGGTTTCCGATTGGTTTACAGAGTATAAGACGATTCACTCAATATTTCCGGATTGATTTCCTCTCATGTCATGCCAGGGTCGGGTGTGGGGATCCGTTTACTACTGGACTGGCGTTTGGATATATGCAGGCAATCATTCCTGTAATCCCGGTTCGGTATGACATCTGCATTGTTCCTGATTTTGATAAACCAGCATTGGATGGAGAAATATCACTCCGCTGCCTGATAATTACTCCTATCTCCTTGATTGTGAAAATATGCCGGCGTTTTCTTCCTGAAATATTGAAAAAACATGGATGA
- a CDS encoding methyl-accepting chemotaxis protein translates to MIHNSIVSREGTAADSFIQHISQGSYAFSCWDDYVDSFPVPLLLCDHTLTISHANEAFLSFSGFQKETMEGMHFRNLTISLISGESVWDAALSGKITSGIAEIVFPENAGFYEIRALPTVPEGASLPVMLVFFIKPDNPPDFPSYDKIRNSLSESCEILAEMDGTILSMSSGSSIPLPADIILNNNILKWDVLTENPAIQEVQNHPGTEIRFVHENKMLEVSHLITVRVCSVVILKRSVLFLTVTELIPPVNEQKPVTPDNSALSSSLEQLATEITEGNFSHRLEIELWPEDLHPGIQAINNAMERIEKQFCALTDGISQMNSGWIPLSIPAPAEGPFTGIINNLNGALDSLQLMVATVESFTMSVMEGNLTMKGDTSGLSGYYHAMIAGMNQMLVKLNTPLLEMKRVAKSFAGCEFSSRMDEKIAYPGDFASMRESMDAIGIWCSAVVGEIDRVSSRYSSGDFTAKMNSKLEVTGDFTTIRNSLDNIGIQISDSITVLRNAADVLTIEADGIKREIAAVSGQAETLACYTGAVSDRAVSVQEEVRQMVVSTDTAMQALCGMNEKVQEVACTSARTHEMSSQGVILATQSREGIDAISEAAGSVDNGISRIHEELISIEKIIKVVTDIANQTNLLAINAAIEAAHAGSYGKGFAVVASEVKNLAVQSKESTTSISQTLDALHDAFREVRDKVSQVQGEIESRSYAICEMVHLFEKMAGEIEVIATMSRETGVLSQEQENRIADLNQRARTIGELMVETARDAGASAEACASSCRSIEQISGHIETVARYAGEIHGGISGFTV, encoded by the coding sequence ATGATTCATAATTCCATAGTTTCCAGGGAAGGCACTGCGGCAGATTCATTTATTCAGCATATTTCTCAAGGATCATATGCTTTTTCATGTTGGGATGATTACGTTGATTCATTCCCTGTTCCACTTCTCCTTTGTGATCATACCCTGACAATTTCACATGCAAATGAAGCCTTCCTTTCCTTTTCAGGATTTCAGAAAGAAACAATGGAGGGGATGCATTTTAGAAATTTGACAATCTCCCTCATTTCTGGAGAATCGGTATGGGATGCAGCATTGTCAGGAAAAATAACATCAGGGATTGCTGAGATTGTCTTTCCAGAAAATGCAGGATTTTACGAGATTCGAGCCCTTCCTACGGTTCCTGAAGGTGCATCACTTCCAGTTATGCTCGTGTTCTTTATAAAGCCAGATAACCCGCCAGACTTTCCCTCATATGATAAAATCAGGAATTCTCTTTCTGAATCCTGTGAAATATTAGCCGAGATGGATGGTACCATACTTTCAATGTCTTCAGGTTCTTCAATTCCTCTTCCAGCAGATATCATTCTAAATAATAATATCCTGAAGTGGGATGTTCTCACAGAAAATCCTGCAATACAGGAAGTACAAAACCATCCAGGCACAGAGATCAGGTTTGTTCACGAAAATAAAATGTTAGAGGTGTCACACCTCATTACAGTCCGGGTCTGTTCTGTGGTTATTCTTAAACGTTCGGTACTGTTTTTGACAGTAACTGAACTTATCCCACCGGTAAATGAGCAAAAGCCAGTTACTCCGGATAATTCTGCTCTTTCTTCTTCACTGGAACAGCTTGCAACCGAAATAACTGAAGGGAATTTTTCACACAGATTAGAGATCGAACTCTGGCCGGAGGATTTACATCCGGGTATTCAGGCAATAAATAATGCAATGGAACGGATTGAAAAGCAGTTTTGTGCTCTTACGGATGGAATATCTCAGATGAATTCGGGATGGATACCACTTTCCATTCCAGCGCCTGCAGAAGGTCCGTTTACTGGGATCATCAATAATCTGAACGGGGCACTTGATAGCCTGCAATTAATGGTTGCAACCGTTGAATCCTTCACCATGTCGGTTATGGAAGGAAATCTCACGATGAAAGGAGATACCTCTGGACTCTCGGGGTATTATCATGCGATGATTGCCGGAATGAACCAAATGCTGGTCAAACTGAATACTCCATTACTAGAGATGAAACGGGTTGCAAAATCCTTCGCAGGGTGTGAATTTTCCTCGCGGATGGACGAGAAAATTGCATATCCGGGTGATTTTGCCAGTATGAGAGAGTCAATGGATGCAATAGGGATATGGTGTTCTGCGGTTGTTGGAGAGATTGACCGGGTAAGCAGCCGGTATTCATCCGGAGATTTTACTGCCAAGATGAATTCAAAACTTGAAGTTACAGGAGATTTCACAACAATAAGAAATTCACTTGACAATATCGGGATTCAGATATCTGATAGTATCACGGTGCTCAGGAATGCCGCTGATGTGTTGACCATTGAAGCTGATGGGATAAAACGAGAGATTGCCGCGGTTTCAGGGCAGGCTGAGACCCTTGCCTGTTATACCGGTGCAGTTTCAGATCGAGCAGTCAGTGTACAGGAGGAGGTCAGGCAGATGGTCGTAAGTACTGATACTGCCATGCAGGCACTCTGTGGGATGAATGAAAAGGTGCAGGAGGTCGCTTGTACCTCTGCCAGAACACACGAAATGTCATCTCAGGGAGTAATACTCGCAACACAGAGCCGTGAAGGAATTGATGCCATTTCAGAAGCTGCAGGTTCAGTTGACAATGGAATTTCACGTATCCATGAAGAACTGATCAGTATTGAAAAGATAATAAAAGTGGTGACGGATATTGCAAACCAGACAAATCTGCTTGCCATAAATGCAGCTATAGAGGCGGCCCATGCCGGGAGTTATGGAAAGGGATTTGCAGTTGTTGCAAGTGAAGTAAAAAACCTGGCCGTTCAATCAAAAGAGTCCACAACCAGCATTTCACAGACGCTTGATGCCTTGCATGATGCATTCCGAGAGGTGAGAGATAAAGTCTCACAGGTCCAGGGTGAGATTGAGTCACGAAGTTACGCCATCTGTGAAATGGTGCATCTGTTTGAAAAAATGGCTGGAGAAATAGAAGTTATTGCAACCATGAGCAGGGAAACCGGTGTACTGTCACAGGAACAAGAGAACAGGATTGCCGATCTGAATCAGCGGGCACGAACAATTGGTGAATTGATGGTTGAGACAGCCCGGGATGCCGGGGCATCTGCTGAGGCCTGTGCTTCATCCTGCCGGTCAATTGAACAGATATCCGGTCATATTGAAACGGTTGCCAGATATGCAGGAGAGATCCATGGAGGAATAAGCGGGTTTACCGTTTAA
- a CDS encoding metalloregulator ArsR/SmtB family transcription factor: protein MDICNKCEECTKLCEIVPKMAGVFKALGDLTRLRIIYLLTTDTTGTLGVSELATRLGISQPAVSQHLKTLKSEGIVDSRRNGFYIYYTINRDRMVEFRDNFELMYSSVMGRCNRELIRKSSPDQGFRACIIYYSYSGITRHIAEEIRNASGCDLIEVRTKKPYSSFSAYTTGVFRSRKMACDPIEPDTIDVSPYDLIVMGTPVWAWKPAPAMNAAVQALKGCEGKRVVVITTCSNQPGEALPILKESLTRRGAIVALEISLTSEDTKNPDAGGEILRRIIEAQPFGDTTKTLDSEEK, encoded by the coding sequence ATGGATATATGCAACAAGTGTGAAGAGTGTACAAAACTCTGTGAGATCGTTCCAAAAATGGCAGGCGTTTTCAAAGCCCTTGGTGATCTCACCAGACTGAGAATAATATATCTCCTGACCACTGACACGACCGGTACACTGGGGGTGTCTGAACTTGCAACCAGACTTGGTATCTCCCAACCTGCAGTTTCCCAGCATTTAAAAACCCTCAAATCAGAAGGCATTGTTGATTCACGCCGGAATGGATTTTATATATACTATACTATAAACCGCGACCGGATGGTGGAATTCCGGGATAATTTTGAGCTGATGTATTCGAGTGTCATGGGAAGATGCAACCGAGAACTTATCCGGAAATCATCACCAGATCAGGGATTCAGGGCATGTATTATCTATTATTCATATTCAGGGATTACCCGCCATATTGCTGAAGAGATACGAAATGCCAGCGGGTGTGATCTCATTGAGGTCAGAACGAAAAAACCCTATTCTTCCTTTTCAGCATACACCACGGGAGTTTTTCGATCCAGGAAGATGGCATGTGATCCGATTGAACCAGACACTATCGATGTTTCACCGTATGATCTCATCGTAATGGGAACACCGGTTTGGGCATGGAAACCTGCTCCTGCCATGAATGCTGCTGTCCAGGCACTGAAGGGATGTGAGGGAAAGAGAGTCGTGGTTATTACTACCTGTTCCAATCAGCCGGGCGAAGCTCTCCCGATTCTGAAGGAATCGCTGACCCGCCGCGGCGCCATCGTTGCCCTAGAGATCTCACTTACCTCAGAGGACACAAAGAATCCTGATGCCGGGGGAGAAATTCTCCGAAGAATCATTGAGGCACAACCATTCGGAGATACCACAAAAACACTGGATTCGGAGGAGAAATGA
- a CDS encoding phosphate ABC transporter substrate-binding protein: MSHTMKTPVLRFAGIMLLLCAVFFATAPVMAEETTLSISGSTTVLPIASACAEAFMDAHPDVDVQVSGGGSGAGIKAMGEGVVSLAMASRELKDEEKTAYPELQTVAVAKDGIAVIVNPENPVEALTLSQIKDIYTGTITGWQDLGGETANIEIVGRDSASGTREFFFEKVLHKEDFTKFMLEKNSNGAVQQYVSQTPTAIGYVGMGFEDGVKVIGITGDDGKNLKPSVETVKSGTYPLSRELYFVTAGEPEGLAKEFLDFVVSAEGQKIVEEQGFVSL, from the coding sequence ATGTCTCATACGATGAAAACTCCGGTTCTCCGGTTTGCAGGAATCATGCTCCTGCTCTGTGCTGTCTTTTTTGCTACTGCTCCTGTTATGGCAGAAGAGACTACTTTAAGTATCTCAGGTTCAACCACCGTTCTCCCGATCGCCTCTGCATGTGCAGAAGCATTCATGGACGCTCACCCTGACGTTGATGTTCAAGTCAGTGGCGGCGGATCTGGTGCAGGTATCAAGGCAATGGGCGAAGGAGTTGTCAGCCTTGCAATGGCATCCCGTGAACTGAAAGATGAAGAGAAGACTGCATACCCGGAGCTTCAGACCGTCGCAGTTGCAAAGGATGGAATTGCAGTTATTGTAAACCCTGAAAACCCGGTAGAAGCATTAACCCTCTCACAGATCAAGGACATCTACACCGGTACCATCACCGGATGGCAGGACCTTGGTGGAGAGACCGCTAATATTGAGATCGTCGGACGTGACAGTGCATCAGGAACCAGAGAGTTCTTCTTTGAGAAAGTTCTCCACAAGGAAGACTTCACCAAGTTCATGCTTGAAAAGAACTCCAACGGTGCAGTCCAGCAGTATGTCTCCCAGACCCCGACCGCAATCGGATATGTCGGTATGGGCTTTGAAGATGGCGTAAAAGTCATCGGAATCACAGGCGACGATGGAAAGAACTTAAAACCGTCTGTTGAAACCGTAAAGTCCGGTACATACCCACTCTCCCGTGAATTATACTTCGTTACCGCTGGTGAGCCAGAAGGCCTTGCAAAAGAGTTCCTTGACTTTGTCGTGAGTGCAGAGGGACAGAAGATCGTTGAAGAACAGGGCTTTGTAAGCCTGTAA